The sequence below is a genomic window from Nostoc flagelliforme CCNUN1.
GTATTAGACAAATTGTATGAGGCTGGACTAACTGAAGTATTTGTGACAGTGGCGATTTGTGCAGCACGTAAATTCGGGGTCAAAATGGACAGCCTGCACCTCGATTCAAGTTCATTTCACGTTGATGGTGATTACATAAACAACCCAACAGCACAGGAGGCGGCGGAACCAGGAGGAATCGAAATTACCTATGGCTATTCAAGAGATCACCGCCCAGACTTGAAACAATTTATTTTAGACCTGATGTGCAGTGGGGATGGAGACATCCCGCTATACCTAAGAGTTGGAGACGGTAATGAATCGGACTCAGCGATGTTTGCTACCATAATCGCTGATTTTCAAAGGCAGTGGCAGATAGATGCTTTGTTTGTTGCAGATGCGGCCCTTTACACTGAAGAAAATTTGCAACAAATGAAACATCTTCGTTGGGTATCGAGAGTACCAGGCACCCTAACTGCGGCAAAAATGCTGTCAGAGAATATCCCAGAACAAGCATTCAATGACAGTGCAATGCCTGGGTATGAGATCGCAGCAATTTGTAGTGAGTATGGTGGTATACGACAACGTTGGTTGGTAGTTGAAAGTCAAGCGAGAAAAGATGCCGACCTCAAGCAGCTGGAAAAACGTTTAACTAAGCAATTATCAAAAGCCCAATCTGAACTGAGGCTGTTGTTAAACCAGGAATTTGCTTGCTCAAAAGATGCTCTGATTGCTGCACAACGCCTCAGCTCTAAGTTGCCCTTACACCAACTGGCTAATATCCAGGTGAATGAGGTAAAAAAACATACTGGACGTGGTAGACCCAGTAAGGATGCTTCCCCCACCTTTTACTACCAAGTTGATGCTTCACTTGAACCCAAGGAAATAGCGATCGCCATCGAA
It includes:
- a CDS encoding IS1634 family transposase, with product MRASPLNIRVQDIDHCGIVAGICDEMNLVEQINRLLGTHSQEIISAGQVVKAMILNGLGFVSAPLYLFEKFFVGKATEHLLGEGIRPEHLNDDRLGRVLDKLYEAGLTEVFVTVAICAARKFGVKMDSLHLDSSSFHVDGDYINNPTAQEAAEPGGIEITYGYSRDHRPDLKQFILDLMCSGDGDIPLYLRVGDGNESDSAMFATIIADFQRQWQIDALFVADAALYTEENLQQMKHLRWVSRVPGTLTAAKMLSENIPEQAFNDSAMPGYEIAAICSEYGGIRQRWLVVESQARKDADLKQLEKRLTKQLSKAQSELRLLLNQEFACSKDALIAAQRLSSKLPLHQLANIQVNEVKKHTGRGRPSKDASPTFYYQVDASLEPKEIAIAIETKRAGRFILATNVLDAEELSNDDILREYKAQQSTERGFRFLKDPLFFTSSVFLNSTERVAALAMVMGLCLLVYSLGQKALRQALERAKKTIDNQLGKPTSTPTLRWVFQCFMSIHLVTIAQIKQIANLTHERQWILQFFGAPCRKYYLLS